The Chitinispirillales bacterium genome includes a region encoding these proteins:
- a CDS encoding tRNA-dihydrouridine synthase family protein — protein sequence MKLILAPLQGITNCVFRRIYHKHFPYFDCAVAPFVSPNAAEKSGGALFHDLLLKENENGISLEPQILLNNPDVFYPFLDKIYNLGYKKININMGCPAQIVVKKNKGSALLERLDLVDSILKRMSADSRFEFSVKLRLGVISKDSIFDVLPIIEKYEPSEIILHPRTAQMQYSGNADLKKFEEVAQKTTMKIVYNGDIFSISKYQKINSLFCGGISGVMIGRGVIVNPFLSGLIKGKGYTKNPKEKIRLFVDDLLEEYEKKYFGEIPVLGKMKELWRYLRFSFEGCDKYVKKILKSTAISSYRKHSDEVFEKTSFCEFPNVDNIDY from the coding sequence ATGAAACTGATTCTCGCGCCGCTTCAAGGAATTACTAATTGCGTTTTTCGCAGGATTTATCATAAACATTTTCCGTATTTTGATTGTGCGGTTGCGCCGTTTGTTTCTCCAAACGCTGCCGAAAAATCAGGCGGTGCGCTTTTTCACGATTTACTTTTGAAAGAAAATGAAAACGGCATATCGCTTGAACCGCAGATTCTTTTGAACAATCCGGATGTTTTTTATCCGTTTTTGGACAAGATTTATAATTTGGGGTATAAAAAAATTAACATAAATATGGGCTGTCCGGCGCAGATTGTCGTCAAAAAAAATAAAGGCAGTGCGCTTTTGGAACGTTTGGATTTAGTAGATTCTATATTAAAAAGAATGTCTGCCGACAGCCGATTTGAATTTTCGGTAAAACTTCGATTGGGAGTTATATCCAAAGACAGTATCTTTGATGTTTTGCCAATAATAGAAAAATACGAACCGAGTGAAATAATTCTTCATCCGCGAACCGCTCAAATGCAGTATTCGGGAAACGCCGATTTGAAAAAATTTGAGGAAGTCGCGCAAAAAACGACGATGAAGATTGTTTATAACGGCGATATTTTCTCAATTTCAAAATATCAAAAAATAAATTCGCTTTTTTGCGGCGGAATTTCCGGCGTAATGATCGGACGGGGAGTAATTGTAAATCCGTTTTTGAGCGGTTTGATAAAAGGGAAAGGATACACAAAAAATCCAAAAGAAAAGATTCGCCTGTTTGTTGACGATTTATTAGAAGAATACGAGAAAAAGTATTTCGGCGAGATTCCGGTTTTGGGGAAAATGAAAGAATTGTGGAGATACTTGCGGTTTTCGTTTGAAGGCTGCGATAAGTATGTGAAAAAAATTCTGAAATCCACTGCGATTTCTTCATATCGAAAACATTCGGACGAGGTTTTTGAAAAAACAAGTTTTTGCGAATTTCCAAACGTCGATAACATAGATTACTGA